The Longimicrobiales bacterium genome contains the following window.
TCGGTCAGTTGTCACGACCCTCCCCCGGCGCGTTGGGTCCGATCATGAACTGCAGGCCCCCTCTCACTTGGAAGTACTGCAGGTTCGGCATCACTTCATAGCGGCCCGATCCGTAGATGCGGAGCCGCTTGGTGAGTGGGAACTCGGTCCCAAGGTGGAGATTGAATCCTGGATCAACGGAGTCCAGAAGATCCTCGACAAAGGTCCCGGCAATCACCACGCCATCGCCGTCGATGACGTGAGCCGAAACGCCAAGACCGCCGAAGGTGAGCAGGTGGAGCGGCAATTCCCAGACTACATGAGCGTCGACCGTGATAGCGATGTCCGTGTATTCGATCGTCCCGAGGTCGAGGTTCGGCTGCACGCCATTGTTCTGCGCGGCTACCAAATCACGGACCCGATCCTCGAACTTCATGATCTCGCTGCCCTCGAGCCGCGAAGACATATAGGTGACCGACGGGGCTATGCGGAGCCCTGGTCCGGCATACCCGAGATCGAAGCGAAGTGTATATGTCTCGGTCGGCTGGACTCGATTCGGCCAGATGTAACCGACCTCCAGTCCGACACCGCGAAGCGAGAGATGCGCATAGTCGACGGCGGAGACGTCCTGAGCCCCGGCCGAACCACCGAGGGTAAACAGACCCGCAGCGACAGCGACAGCGAATCGTCTTGGTCGGATCATGGTAATCCCGGAAAGGTCAGACGGAGTCGTTCACTTCAGCGATCAGATCATAGTCCAGGGCTTCGACAATCGTAGCGGTCACGAGATCCCCCGGGCGGATATTATCCGGGGCCCGAAGATGTGTAATCCCGTCTACGTCGATCGCCTGTCCGACGGTTCGGCCAGCGGCTGTGAAATCAGGATCGTTCTCAATACGTTCGTCGACCAGGACAGTCATCGTCGATCCGACAAGCTCGAGATTCCGCTCAAGGGAGATGCCGCGCTGCACCTCCATGACCTCTTCGAGGCGTTCTTCGATGATGTCTTCCGGTACCCGGTCCGGAAGATCCACCGCACGGGTCCCCACTTCGACCGAGTAGGGGAACGCGCCCACCCGCTCAAACCGCATCTCATCGAGGAGATCGAGCATCTCGCGGAAATCGTCATCGGTCTCGCCAGGAAAGCCGACGATCACCGTCGTCCGAAGCGTCAGATCCGGCACTGCATCGCGAAGCCAGCCCACACGCTCACGAATCGTGTTCTTCCGCTCGGGTCGCCGCATAAGCTCGAGGATTCGATCGCTCCCGTGCTGAAGCGGCATGTCGAGATACGGGACGATCCGCTCCTCGCTCGCAATCAAATCGACCAACTCACGCGTCATCCCCGAGGGATACATGTAAAAGAGCCGATACCACGGGACATCAGTGCCTGCGATCAGCGCCCTGAGCAGGTCCGGTAGCAGCGGCGCCGACCGATCGTGCCTCCGCAAATCCCGGCCGTACCAGGTCGTATCCTGCGAAATGATGTTGATCTCTCTCACGCCCGCTGCACCGAGTCCGGCAGCCTCACGAACGAGCTCGCCGACCGGTTGCGACCGGTGCAGCCCTCTCATTAGGGGAATCGCACAGAAGGCACACGTGTGGTCACAACCTTCACTGATCTTCAAAAAAGAGGTGTGCGGTGTCTCTGTCGAAAGAATTCGGAGAGGCTGCTCCATCGTGGGAACGAACGACTCTTCATCTGGAAGAAGTCCACGGCTTCGAAGTTCCGGGATGAGCGTCGGCAACTCGGTGAGCCCAAGGAACAGGTCGACCTCGGGGATCTCCTGCTCAAGTTCGTCACCGTGGCGCTGTACGAGACAACCAACCGCGACAACTGCCTTCAGGTCGCCCTCGTCCTTCAGCTCACATGCTTCGAGGATCGTCTCAATCGACTGCTCTTTGGCCGACTGGATGAATCCACACGTGTTTACGATGACGACTTCGGCGTCGGCGACGTCGGACGAAACGCGTGCGCCGTATCCAACGAGCGCCGCCATCATCCGTTCAGAGTCGACGGTGTTTTTGTCACATCCGAGCGTGATCAGCGCGATGCGCGGACCATTCTCATCGCCTGTCGCGTCGATCTCGACATGAACCGGAGCGACATCAGGCGAGACGCCAGGGCGGACCGGGCCAGGAGAAATCGGGAATACGGGAAGATCCCGGGTTTTCATCGTCATTGAGCAGGCATCCTGATCATCGCTCCATTA
Protein-coding sequences here:
- the rimO gene encoding 30S ribosomal protein S12 methylthiotransferase RimO — protein: MTMKTRDLPVFPISPGPVRPGVSPDVAPVHVEIDATGDENGPRIALITLGCDKNTVDSERMMAALVGYGARVSSDVADAEVVIVNTCGFIQSAKEQSIETILEACELKDEGDLKAVVAVGCLVQRHGDELEQEIPEVDLFLGLTELPTLIPELRSRGLLPDEESFVPTMEQPLRILSTETPHTSFLKISEGCDHTCAFCAIPLMRGLHRSQPVGELVREAAGLGAAGVREINIISQDTTWYGRDLRRHDRSAPLLPDLLRALIAGTDVPWYRLFYMYPSGMTRELVDLIASEERIVPYLDMPLQHGSDRILELMRRPERKNTIRERVGWLRDAVPDLTLRTTVIVGFPGETDDDFREMLDLLDEMRFERVGAFPYSVEVGTRAVDLPDRVPEDIIEERLEEVMEVQRGISLERNLELVGSTMTVLVDERIENDPDFTAAGRTVGQAIDVDGITHLRAPDNIRPGDLVTATIVEALDYDLIAEVNDSV